One Peribacillus simplex NBRC 15720 = DSM 1321 genomic region harbors:
- a CDS encoding MFS transporter, with translation MREVNASEVVGNSKFGRFHIMVFMWCLFAITFDGFDIAMYGVGLPLMMEEWNLTPVEAGGIASYSLFGMMVGALIFAPLADKIGRKKVLAICICIFSVFTLLSSFAPNPAFFSVMRFIAALGMGGLMPNVISLMAEYSPKKNKVLIVTTMYCGYSIGSILASLIGMYVMEQMSWRVLYWIGALPLLALPFFMKQFPESLSYYVIRKQGAKLAGILNRIDPDGDYKESDDYEFAKVQERAKGFPVKKLFENKRTLSTFAFWVAAFNCLLMVYGLNTWLPKIMQQSGYGLSSSLSFNLISGIGQIGGSIIGGYLVGKIGHRRVLVSLCAIGTVCFVILGLTSNVVALYILIAFGGACTVGTMNLANTYISEYYPREIRSTGIGWALAFGRIGAIVAPTLIGLLLAANYSPQNAFMAFTVPSIMAALALLVVKERYGSYDKPQIEEKIKLKATSNV, from the coding sequence TTGCGTGAAGTTAATGCTTCGGAAGTGGTAGGTAATAGTAAATTTGGCCGTTTTCATATAATGGTCTTTATGTGGTGTTTGTTTGCAATTACCTTCGATGGATTTGATATAGCCATGTACGGAGTAGGTTTGCCTCTGATGATGGAGGAATGGAACTTGACGCCAGTCGAAGCTGGCGGAATAGCAAGTTATTCATTGTTCGGAATGATGGTAGGAGCCCTCATTTTTGCACCTCTGGCGGATAAAATAGGGCGAAAAAAAGTGCTTGCCATTTGTATATGTATATTCAGTGTTTTTACATTACTTTCAAGTTTTGCCCCGAATCCTGCCTTTTTCTCGGTTATGCGATTTATAGCAGCCTTGGGAATGGGAGGATTAATGCCAAACGTTATCTCCTTAATGGCGGAATACTCACCCAAAAAGAATAAGGTTCTCATTGTGACCACGATGTACTGTGGTTATTCTATCGGAAGCATACTTGCTTCATTAATTGGAATGTATGTGATGGAACAAATGAGTTGGAGGGTTTTGTATTGGATAGGGGCGCTTCCCTTACTGGCACTGCCATTCTTCATGAAGCAATTTCCTGAATCGCTTTCCTATTATGTTATTCGAAAACAAGGAGCAAAGCTTGCTGGAATTCTGAATCGCATTGATCCAGACGGCGACTATAAAGAGTCGGACGATTATGAGTTTGCCAAAGTCCAAGAAAGGGCAAAGGGCTTTCCAGTCAAGAAACTCTTTGAAAATAAGCGTACTCTTAGCACATTTGCGTTTTGGGTAGCTGCCTTTAATTGCTTACTTATGGTATATGGACTCAATACATGGTTACCCAAAATCATGCAGCAGTCCGGATACGGCCTTTCATCCAGTTTATCTTTCAATCTTATATCGGGAATAGGACAAATTGGCGGATCGATAATTGGAGGATACTTAGTTGGGAAAATAGGCCATAGAAGAGTACTTGTATCCCTCTGTGCCATAGGTACGGTCTGTTTTGTAATATTAGGATTGACCTCAAATGTCGTAGCATTATATATTCTGATCGCTTTTGGAGGTGCCTGTACAGTTGGCACGATGAATTTGGCCAATACGTATATATCCGAGTATTATCCGCGGGAGATAAGGTCCACCGGGATAGGTTGGGCCTTGGCTTTTGGTAGAATTGGAGCGATTGTTGCCCCAACATTAATAGGATTATTGCTGGCTGCAAACTATTCACCACAAAATGCATTCATGGCCTTCACAGTTCCGAGCATAATGGCTGCCTTGGCGTTACTCGTTGTGAAAGAGAGGTATGGCAGCTATGATAAACCACAGATTGAGGAAAAAATAAAACTAAAAGCAACATCGAATGTATAA